In a genomic window of Dehalococcoidia bacterium:
- a CDS encoding TetR family transcriptional regulator encodes MSARDSRKKSHIIDTVLSMISEGGDHKFTTREIAARAKVNIAAINYYFGSKDDLIKLAEEDYFSRIAEVHMASIKTGKNVEAILLNYCMRYSEFVLANPGLQRNMMSRLISDRQPRPEISLALQNNVMRIKKVIKERLSHLDDKALNHISVIFLSAVFYPILLTQYESELNIDLEYKDREKLRAYYRTLINCILHCA; translated from the coding sequence ATGAGCGCCAGAGACTCCAGGAAAAAGAGTCACATAATCGATACTGTGCTCAGTATGATCAGTGAAGGCGGCGATCATAAATTCACCACCAGGGAGATAGCGGCCAGGGCGAAAGTTAACATCGCCGCCATAAATTATTACTTCGGATCTAAGGATGACCTGATCAAACTGGCTGAGGAAGACTATTTTAGCAGAATCGCCGAAGTACACATGGCATCCATCAAGACAGGGAAAAATGTGGAAGCGATTCTTTTGAACTATTGCATGAGGTACTCGGAATTCGTGCTTGCCAACCCCGGTTTGCAGAGGAACATGATGAGCCGCCTTATCTCGGATAGGCAGCCTAGACCGGAAATCAGCTTGGCACTGCAAAATAACGTTATGCGCATCAAGAAAGTAATCAAGGAAAGGCTAAGCCATCTTGATGACAAGGCGCTTAATCATATCTCGGTTATATTCCTTTCTGCCGTCTTCTATCCCATTCTGCTGACTCAATATGAATCCGAGTTAAACATCGATCTTGAATATAAAGATAGAGAAAAACTCAGGGCTTATTACAGGACGCTGATTAACTGCATCCTGCATTGTGCTTGA
- the nuoF gene encoding NADH-quinone oxidoreductase subunit NuoF — protein sequence MTIKSEVKQIQTAGDLENLRRIISEGKLSQLSCISLCAGTGCRAAGSEEVRDAFIKEIESQGLKVELQVKETGCHGFCERGPIVVIHPKKIFYQKVKPEDVPEIIKETVLKGNVIERLLYVDPLTDEQIVYEPDVPFYKKQNRIILGANGDIDPAKIEDYLAVAGYSALPKVLLKMSPEEVIDEIKMSGLRGRGGAGFSTGSKWELCRKAQGDVKYVICNADEGDPGAYMNRSLLEGNPHSVIEGMIIGGYAMGANEGIIYVRDEYPLAVNHCKLAIERAKEFGLLGNNILGSGFDFDITLSMGAGAFVCGEETALIASIEGARGTPRQRPPFPAQKGLWNKPTNINNVETWANVPLIINKGAKWFSGIGSEKSKGTKVFSLVGKINNTGLVEVPLGTTLRKIIYDIGGGIPGNRQFKAVQTGGPSGGCIPLSLLDLPIDYESLKKAGSIMGSGGMIVMDENTCMVDIARYYTAFLNDESCGKCLSCRKGTQRMQEILTDITQGKGREGDIELLEELASAVRDVSMCGLGQTAGNPVLATIRYFREEYEEHIRKHHCRAGVCKALVKSPCQNACPAGIDVPRYIRLLNDGNPGKAVAVIREKVPFPAVLGYVCLHFCERKCRRGEVDEAMAIKMLKRFAADHDDGSWKNNCRNLPATGKKVAVVGSGPAGLTTAYYLARLGHRVTAFEAEPVTGGMMRLGIPAFRLPRQVLDGEIDEIKAVGVDIRVNSRIESLDDLFNQGYDAIFTGIGAYLSRDMEIDGEDDASVLNGIDFLRDVNLGVKMSLGNRVLVVGGGNAAIDSARTALRLGVQEVAIAYRRTYAAMPASPEEVKEAIEEGVKLDFLVTPVKISRVNGRLKVQFVRMELGNMDDSGRRQPVPIKGSEFTGEYDTVIKNIGDRPVVPGGYGLSLGKTGEIIVDPDTMATSRKGVYAGGDVISGPASVIEAIAAGRKAAVSIDRYLGGMGNIDERLAPPEEIKPFAVEEGERRRLSFSMLPPDKRNSFDLVEIGYDQDQAVEESKRCLRCDLENH from the coding sequence ATGACTATTAAAAGTGAGGTGAAGCAAATCCAGACTGCCGGTGACCTGGAAAACCTGCGGCGGATAATAAGCGAGGGCAAGTTGTCACAGCTTTCATGCATTTCTCTATGCGCTGGTACCGGTTGCCGTGCTGCAGGAAGCGAGGAAGTGAGGGATGCATTTATCAAAGAAATTGAAAGTCAGGGGCTGAAAGTCGAACTGCAAGTAAAGGAAACCGGCTGTCATGGTTTTTGCGAACGCGGACCGATTGTAGTAATTCATCCAAAGAAGATCTTCTATCAAAAGGTAAAACCGGAGGATGTCCCTGAGATAATCAAGGAGACGGTGCTCAAAGGTAATGTTATTGAGCGTTTGCTCTATGTGGATCCCCTCACAGATGAGCAAATTGTCTATGAGCCGGATGTGCCTTTCTATAAGAAGCAGAACCGGATTATTTTGGGTGCCAATGGGGATATCGATCCGGCGAAGATCGAAGACTATTTGGCCGTCGCAGGGTATTCGGCGCTCCCCAAGGTCCTTCTAAAGATGTCGCCGGAAGAAGTGATTGATGAGATCAAAATGTCCGGTTTGCGCGGGCGTGGAGGTGCAGGTTTTTCAACAGGAAGTAAGTGGGAGCTCTGCCGCAAGGCGCAGGGAGATGTGAAGTACGTGATCTGCAATGCAGATGAGGGTGATCCAGGTGCATATATGAATCGCAGCCTCCTGGAGGGAAATCCCCACAGCGTGATCGAGGGAATGATCATCGGCGGTTATGCCATGGGTGCCAATGAAGGCATAATCTACGTGCGTGATGAGTACCCGCTGGCTGTGAATCACTGTAAACTGGCCATCGAGAGGGCGAAAGAATTCGGGTTGCTGGGCAATAACATATTGGGCTCGGGATTCGACTTCGATATCACTCTCTCAATGGGCGCGGGAGCATTTGTCTGTGGAGAAGAGACAGCCCTGATAGCTTCAATTGAAGGAGCAAGAGGAACGCCCAGGCAAAGGCCGCCTTTCCCGGCTCAGAAAGGCCTGTGGAACAAGCCTACAAATATCAACAACGTTGAGACATGGGCTAATGTTCCGCTGATAATTAATAAGGGGGCTAAATGGTTTTCAGGCATCGGCTCTGAAAAAAGCAAGGGCACCAAGGTGTTTTCCCTGGTGGGAAAGATAAATAACACGGGACTGGTTGAGGTCCCGCTGGGAACAACTCTCCGCAAAATTATCTACGACATCGGAGGAGGTATACCCGGCAACAGGCAATTCAAGGCAGTCCAGACGGGAGGTCCTTCGGGCGGCTGTATACCCCTTTCACTGCTCGACCTGCCAATCGACTATGAAAGCCTGAAAAAAGCAGGGTCCATCATGGGTTCGGGAGGAATGATAGTGATGGATGAGAATACCTGCATGGTGGATATTGCCCGCTATTACACGGCTTTTCTCAACGATGAGTCCTGTGGCAAATGCCTTTCATGCCGTAAGGGCACACAGAGAATGCAGGAGATATTGACAGATATTACGCAGGGGAAAGGCAGGGAAGGCGATATCGAGTTGCTGGAAGAACTGGCATCCGCTGTCAGAGACGTGTCGATGTGCGGCCTCGGACAAACTGCCGGCAATCCGGTCCTGGCTACCATACGTTACTTCAGAGAAGAGTACGAAGAGCATATCAGGAAGCACCACTGCCGGGCGGGAGTATGCAAGGCTCTGGTCAAATCGCCCTGCCAGAATGCCTGCCCGGCCGGGATAGATGTCCCGCGCTATATCCGTCTGCTTAATGATGGCAACCCCGGCAAAGCGGTGGCCGTAATCCGCGAAAAGGTGCCCTTCCCGGCAGTGCTGGGTTATGTTTGCCTGCACTTTTGTGAGCGGAAATGCAGGAGGGGCGAAGTCGATGAAGCAATGGCGATAAAAATGCTCAAGCGCTTTGCAGCCGATCATGATGACGGGTCTTGGAAAAATAACTGCAGAAACCTGCCGGCTACGGGGAAAAAAGTTGCCGTGGTTGGCTCAGGGCCAGCAGGTCTCACCACCGCCTACTATTTAGCCAGGCTGGGACATCGAGTAACAGCTTTTGAAGCCGAACCGGTAACCGGCGGCATGATGCGCCTGGGAATACCCGCATTCAGGTTGCCCAGGCAGGTCCTTGACGGCGAAATTGATGAAATTAAAGCGGTTGGTGTTGATATCAGGGTAAACAGCAGAATTGAGTCGTTGGATGACCTGTTCAACCAGGGTTATGATGCGATTTTTACAGGAATCGGCGCCTACCTCAGTAGAGATATGGAGATAGATGGTGAGGATGATGCTTCCGTACTGAACGGCATCGATTTTCTCAGGGACGTCAACCTGGGCGTAAAAATGAGCCTTGGTAACAGAGTCCTGGTAGTGGGAGGAGGCAATGCGGCCATAGATTCTGCACGGACTGCACTGCGGCTGGGAGTTCAAGAGGTTGCCATTGCTTACCGCCGCACCTATGCGGCTATGCCTGCCAGCCCTGAAGAAGTCAAGGAGGCAATTGAAGAGGGAGTAAAGCTGGATTTCCTGGTTACGCCCGTCAAAATATCCAGGGTTAACGGCAGGTTGAAGGTTCAGTTTGTGCGGATGGAGTTGGGGAATATGGATGATAGCGGACGCCGGCAACCTGTCCCTATCAAGGGGAGTGAGTTTACCGGCGAATACGATACCGTCATTAAAAATATAGGTGACCGCCCTGTAGTTCCGGGCGGTTACGGTCTATCACTGGGGAAAACAGGTGAAATTATTGTTGATCCTGACACGATGGCAACTTCAAGAAAAGGCGTCTATGCCGGGGGCGATGTTATCAGCGGGCCGGCATCGGTTATTGAAGCCATTGCCGCAGGACGAAAAGCCGCTGTTTCAATAGACAGGTATCTCGGCGGCATGGGTAACATTGATGAAAGGCTGGCGCCACCGGAGGAAATTAAACCTTTCGCTGTCGAAGAAGGAGAGAGACGCCGCCTGTCATTCTCAATGTTGCCGCCGGACAAGCGCAATTCATTCGACCTGGTCGAGATCGGTTATGACCAAGACCAGGCGGTGGAAGAATCTAAACGCTGTTTGAGATGTGACCTGGAGAATCACTAA
- a CDS encoding NAD(P)H-dependent oxidoreductase subunit E, producing the protein MQVCDKEEKGNLLSLLREVQEEYGYLPEEKLREIATGIGRTLIDVYSVATFYKSFSLTPRGRHHVKVCLGTACHVRSSNRVLDATRDKLGIQPGETSENGEFSLETVMCLGCCAIGPVMVIDNKYHGQMSPAKVEAVLKRQSEK; encoded by the coding sequence ATGCAAGTATGTGATAAGGAAGAAAAAGGTAACCTGCTTTCACTATTACGGGAGGTTCAGGAAGAATACGGATACCTGCCCGAAGAAAAACTGAGGGAAATTGCCACAGGGATCGGACGTACGCTTATTGACGTATACAGCGTGGCAACTTTTTATAAGTCTTTCAGCCTCACACCCAGAGGGCGGCATCATGTTAAAGTGTGCCTCGGCACCGCCTGCCATGTCAGAAGTTCCAACAGGGTCCTCGATGCAACCAGGGACAAGCTGGGCATACAGCCCGGAGAGACAAGTGAAAACGGAGAGTTTTCACTGGAGACCGTAATGTGCCTCGGTTGCTGTGCCATCGGGCCCGTCATGGTTATAGATAACAAGTACCACGGACAGATGTCGCCGGCGAAAGTGGAGGCCGTGCTGAAAAGGCAGAGTGAGAAGTGA
- a CDS encoding response regulator transcription factor, with translation MPIKEKILIIEDQPQVIRLVSEVLRAVGYEVTASISSEVATEMIATERPALILLDIMFPRGPDGYELCRRIREYTDIPVIMLTAKARENDILRGFDAGADDYLTKPFNARELVARVRSVLRRARHSDEIITASFECRGLVINFARHSVAVDGKKINLTRTEYSLLRQLALNPNEVILHQDLLNAVWGEDYRDDIDYLRAYIRYLRLKLEKDPSNPEYIITSPGIGYMLACDR, from the coding sequence ATGCCGATAAAAGAGAAAATCCTGATTATTGAAGATCAACCGCAGGTTATTCGGTTAGTCTCCGAAGTATTGCGGGCAGTTGGTTACGAAGTAACCGCTTCAATCAGCAGCGAGGTCGCTACTGAAATGATAGCTACGGAACGGCCTGCTCTTATACTGCTTGATATCATGTTTCCCCGGGGACCTGACGGCTATGAGCTGTGCAGGAGGATCCGCGAGTACACAGATATACCTGTAATCATGCTAACGGCAAAGGCACGAGAAAACGACATTTTACGCGGCTTTGATGCAGGAGCCGACGATTATCTGACAAAGCCTTTTAATGCCAGGGAATTGGTGGCACGAGTGCGATCAGTTTTACGGCGGGCTCGTCATTCCGATGAGATAATCACTGCATCCTTCGAATGCAGGGGCCTTGTAATCAATTTCGCCCGTCACAGTGTCGCAGTCGATGGAAAGAAGATAAACCTGACCAGGACCGAATATTCTCTCCTACGACAACTTGCTCTAAACCCCAACGAGGTCATATTGCATCAAGATCTGCTAAATGCAGTGTGGGGAGAAGATTACAGGGATGATATCGATTATTTGCGGGCTTATATTCGCTATCTGAGGCTGAAATTGGAAAAAGATCCCTCCAACCCGGAATATATTATCACTTCACCCGGTATCGGTTATATGCTGGCCTGCGATAGGTAA
- a CDS encoding penicillin acylase family protein encodes MKKKGGASRAFRIVLIVVMVVIVLIAGGGYACYYSIIHNPFPQIDGQLKTAGLKDRVEVIRDSYGVPHIYAGNMHDLFFAQGYVQAQDRWWQMEFYRKTCGGRIEELTGKKPALINTDVYLRTLGLYEATQKDYNGFTPEERSTFDDFAEGVNAYISGRSPQQLSVNYTVLGLTGVKFNVEPWTAVDSLAFTRLMALDLGLSRDLELTRAKLYDRLGAEMAEKWVVPPWPHGQRPTILSNEDVKQTFSVDETALQSDSDSVLLNGRVPAIMPDISDATPDSLLIREPNEGIGSNSWLASGNMTASGKALLANDIHLGILQPSIFYEVNLHCADDGTGRPFNAGGFSFASFPGIIAGHNDDIAWGVTSVMPDVNDYYQIKINPSNPLQYEWNGKWRDMTVREEVISFGDGKPPVTVQVRLTHLGPIVNENRFNAGTGESAGYNNKDALAVHWTGLEPSTIALSVVKLNKARNWDEFRDALRYWDTPSQNLIYADRQGNIGLQMPGRVPVRATYHTGQVPVPGWTDEYEWKGYVPYELMPRVYNPARSYMAVCNQEEAPPEYYAMLDRQLGPDVNANFGSKYNKWFYGYRAQRATDLLKQFAPNTVLTCQTMQGDNLNLPAGQILPALAGLKFSNQELADARDWLLKWDYVCSAESAQAALYNEFVMRLMYNTFQAELEGIAKTDAADREYYAINLLLKSPDDAWWDDPTTKDTKETRDDILVKSFEEGYAAASAAMGEDRSRWKWGDIHRTTFVSNPLGASGIGLIESLVNQGPLSNSGTIECLNNTVWYAGNGNFNTKHGAAMRMIVDLTDFDKSTAINSTGQSGHPGNPWYGDQNMLWAKMVYLPMLWSRQQVEPNAAHTLILSP; translated from the coding sequence GTGAAGAAAAAGGGTGGCGCTTCCAGGGCATTTAGAATCGTACTGATCGTGGTTATGGTGGTTATCGTGTTAATCGCGGGAGGTGGTTACGCCTGCTACTATTCCATCATCCATAATCCGTTTCCGCAGATAGACGGTCAGCTGAAAACCGCAGGACTCAAGGACAGGGTCGAGGTAATTCGCGATTCCTATGGTGTACCTCATATCTATGCCGGAAATATGCACGACCTGTTTTTTGCACAGGGCTATGTGCAGGCCCAGGACCGCTGGTGGCAGATGGAGTTCTACCGCAAGACCTGCGGCGGTCGCATCGAGGAGCTAACCGGCAAGAAGCCTGCGCTGATCAATACAGATGTCTATCTGCGCACGCTCGGTCTCTACGAAGCCACACAAAAGGACTATAACGGTTTCACACCTGAGGAGCGCTCCACCTTCGATGACTTCGCAGAGGGCGTTAATGCCTATATATCGGGACGCTCGCCCCAGCAGCTTTCCGTCAACTATACTGTGCTGGGCCTGACTGGTGTGAAGTTCAATGTCGAACCCTGGACCGCCGTCGACTCGCTGGCGTTCACCAGGCTGATGGCACTCGACCTGGGCCTTTCACGCGACCTGGAACTGACCAGGGCCAAGCTCTATGACCGGTTGGGCGCTGAGATGGCGGAGAAGTGGGTGGTCCCACCCTGGCCGCACGGGCAAAGGCCCACCATACTTTCGAACGAGGATGTGAAGCAAACTTTCTCGGTAGATGAAACTGCGCTGCAATCAGACTCGGATTCAGTTTTGCTCAACGGCAGGGTACCGGCAATCATGCCCGATATCAGTGATGCGACTCCCGACTCATTGCTCATACGGGAGCCGAACGAGGGAATAGGCAGCAACTCCTGGCTGGCGTCCGGCAATATGACGGCCAGTGGCAAGGCGCTTCTGGCCAATGACATACATCTCGGTATACTGCAGCCTTCCATTTTTTACGAGGTCAACCTTCACTGCGCTGATGACGGAACAGGCCGGCCTTTCAATGCCGGGGGATTCAGCTTCGCCTCATTCCCGGGTATCATAGCCGGCCACAACGATGATATCGCCTGGGGGGTCACCAGCGTCATGCCGGATGTAAACGACTATTACCAAATAAAGATCAATCCCTCTAACCCATTGCAATACGAGTGGAACGGCAAATGGCGCGACATGACAGTTCGCGAAGAAGTCATCAGCTTCGGAGACGGCAAACCGCCTGTCACTGTTCAAGTCAGATTGACCCACCTGGGCCCTATCGTCAATGAAAACCGCTTCAATGCCGGGACCGGCGAATCGGCCGGTTACAACAACAAGGATGCTCTGGCGGTGCACTGGACAGGGCTGGAGCCGAGTACTATAGCCTTATCTGTAGTCAAGTTGAACAAAGCCCGCAACTGGGATGAGTTCCGCGATGCGCTCAGGTACTGGGACACGCCGTCGCAAAACCTGATCTATGCCGACAGGCAGGGTAACATCGGCCTACAGATGCCGGGCAGGGTGCCTGTCCGCGCCACTTATCACACGGGACAGGTGCCCGTGCCGGGCTGGACCGATGAGTATGAATGGAAGGGCTATGTGCCCTACGAGCTGATGCCGCGCGTTTACAATCCGGCGCGCAGCTATATGGCGGTCTGCAACCAGGAGGAGGCTCCTCCAGAATATTACGCGATGCTTGATAGGCAACTGGGACCCGACGTCAACGCCAACTTCGGCAGCAAGTACAACAAGTGGTTTTACGGCTACAGGGCACAACGGGCTACCGACCTGCTCAAACAGTTTGCCCCCAATACCGTCCTTACCTGCCAGACCATGCAGGGAGATAACCTCAATCTGCCGGCCGGACAGATATTGCCAGCGCTGGCTGGTTTGAAATTCAGCAATCAGGAACTGGCCGACGCCCGCGACTGGCTGCTCAAATGGGACTATGTCTGCTCTGCGGAAAGCGCACAGGCCGCGCTTTACAACGAATTCGTCATGCGATTGATGTACAACACCTTTCAGGCGGAGCTCGAAGGCATAGCGAAGACCGATGCCGCCGACAGGGAATATTATGCCATCAATCTGCTGCTTAAGAGCCCGGATGATGCCTGGTGGGATGACCCGACCACCAAAGATACAAAGGAGACGCGTGACGATATACTGGTTAAATCGTTCGAAGAGGGTTATGCCGCCGCTTCGGCTGCCATGGGCGAGGACCGCAGCCGGTGGAAGTGGGGCGATATTCACAGGACAACCTTCGTCAGCAATCCGCTGGGCGCCAGCGGCATTGGATTGATCGAATCGCTGGTCAACCAGGGACCGTTATCGAATTCCGGCACTATCGAGTGTTTAAACAACACCGTATGGTACGCCGGTAACGGCAATTTCAATACCAAACACGGAGCGGCCATGCGAATGATCGTCGACCTGACCGATTTCGATAAAAGCACCGCCATCAATTCCACCGGCCAGAGCGGACATCCGGGCAATCCCTGGTACGGCGACCAGAACATGCTCTGGGCTAAAATGGTGTATCTACCCATGCTTTGGTCTCGCCAGCAGGTGGAGCCGAACGCCGCGCACACGCTCATACTCAGTCCTTAA
- a CDS encoding ATP-binding protein, translating to MDKKAKISKERKPLAVVERLLKIRMTSDGADATLQQALDYLIGKLGIADAGTVWRYESSNNRLIMTASSGTDIKTSQQVRLNPNTGIIGRVFQRGQREVFTIDKAMVDDADTTKKVLGIQIAGLASPAAAVCVPLNADSIRYGALLLLSLGDEAAFTQKDILFFQIVADLLAIFIKLDAMDKTIKEMEVIGNNEKYKAGIVSTLAHEMRTPLTSIKGFSTALLMKEVTYSSEKQREFLEIIDRECDILEDLITDHLESSVIDAGMMKIDLQPVRLRRLAEIAADDVGRRFPKHSLLIDFADNFPLVDADPERILQVFRQLLDNAAKYSPDGGLIVLQGLISDEKAFISVSDEGVGIAPEDLNHLFDRFFRARANAGESITGTGLGLPISRAIIEAHGGRIWAESQLGQGSKFCISLPLKGLSQDMAD from the coding sequence ATGGATAAAAAGGCTAAAATATCAAAAGAGCGCAAACCGTTAGCAGTTGTCGAACGCCTGTTGAAGATTCGGATGACCAGTGATGGCGCAGATGCGACGCTGCAGCAGGCGCTGGACTATCTTATTGGCAAATTGGGGATTGCAGATGCGGGGACAGTATGGAGATATGAATCTTCGAACAACCGCCTGATCATGACGGCTTCCTCCGGTACTGATATCAAGACGTCACAGCAGGTTCGATTAAATCCAAACACAGGAATAATCGGCAGGGTATTTCAGAGAGGGCAACGCGAGGTCTTTACAATTGATAAAGCCATGGTTGATGATGCAGATACCACTAAAAAAGTCCTCGGAATTCAAATAGCCGGCCTGGCTTCTCCGGCAGCCGCTGTTTGCGTACCATTGAATGCCGATTCCATTCGATATGGTGCCCTGTTGTTGTTGAGCCTGGGGGATGAGGCTGCATTTACGCAAAAGGATATTCTGTTTTTCCAAATTGTAGCTGATCTGCTGGCTATATTTATTAAATTGGATGCCATGGATAAAACCATAAAAGAAATGGAGGTTATCGGCAATAACGAGAAGTACAAGGCCGGGATTGTATCCACACTGGCCCATGAAATGCGAACCCCTTTGACATCGATCAAAGGTTTCTCCACTGCATTGCTGATGAAAGAGGTCACTTACAGTTCCGAAAAGCAGCGAGAATTTTTAGAGATTATCGACCGGGAATGCGATATCCTTGAAGACCTGATTACCGATCATCTGGAATCGTCTGTCATCGACGCGGGAATGATGAAGATCGATCTGCAGCCGGTCAGATTACGCCGGTTAGCGGAGATAGCCGCAGACGACGTGGGCCGCCGTTTTCCCAAACATTCCTTGCTAATTGATTTTGCCGACAACTTCCCATTGGTTGATGCCGATCCCGAGCGTATTCTTCAGGTCTTCCGACAACTGCTGGACAATGCGGCAAAATACTCACCCGATGGTGGATTGATCGTTTTGCAGGGATTAATATCAGACGAAAAAGCTTTCATCAGTGTCTCTGATGAAGGGGTTGGCATTGCGCCAGAAGACCTCAATCACCTGTTTGACCGGTTTTTTCGCGCCAGGGCCAATGCAGGTGAATCGATTACAGGTACAGGATTGGGTTTGCCCATCAGCCGTGCGATCATCGAGGCGCATGGAGGACGCATCTGGGCAGAGAGCCAACTGGGACAGGGTAGTAAATTTTGCATTAGTTTGCCGTTAAAAGGTCTGAGCCAGGATATGGCAGATTAA
- a CDS encoding 2Fe-2S iron-sulfur cluster-binding protein, translating into MITLRLNGADVRAEDWWSVLETAQFYGIEIPTLCHHEGLSPWGGCRLCIVEIGEGDNTRLVSSCTYPATEGLTVRTHSRKVIAARKMLVELLLSTCPSSKTIQDLASSLGVQKVRFKVEHEDCVYCGLCVRMCAEQMNGRAIGFVNRGGKLRITTPFDRRSDVCRLCGACMYICPACQLRCQGPDAPGVICGSCLQLQPTCTEYYPDQMCYMGAAGDCGTCVREAGKG; encoded by the coding sequence ATGATAACACTTAGATTGAATGGCGCCGACGTTCGAGCCGAAGACTGGTGGAGCGTTCTGGAAACCGCACAATTCTACGGAATCGAGATACCCACCCTGTGTCACCACGAAGGGCTGTCACCCTGGGGAGGATGCCGCCTTTGCATTGTTGAGATAGGGGAAGGTGATAACACCAGGCTGGTAAGTTCCTGCACATATCCGGCCACCGAAGGGCTCACAGTCAGGACCCACTCCAGGAAGGTAATAGCCGCCAGGAAGATGCTGGTTGAGCTGTTGTTATCAACATGCCCCAGTTCGAAAACAATCCAGGACCTCGCATCATCCCTGGGTGTGCAAAAAGTAAGGTTCAAAGTGGAACATGAGGACTGCGTTTATTGCGGCCTGTGTGTAAGGATGTGCGCAGAGCAGATGAACGGCAGGGCGATAGGTTTCGTCAACAGGGGAGGCAAACTCCGGATAACAACACCTTTCGACCGTCGGTCCGATGTTTGCCGTCTCTGCGGGGCCTGCATGTATATCTGTCCGGCATGCCAGCTCCGGTGCCAGGGCCCGGATGCGCCAGGTGTAATCTGCGGGAGTTGCCTCCAGCTTCAACCTACCTGCACTGAGTACTACCCCGACCAGATGTGTTACATGGGGGCCGCAGGCGATTGCGGCACATGTGTAAGAGAAGCCGGCAAAGGCTGA